The Halococcus hamelinensis 100A6 nucleotide sequence AATAGGTTTGCATAATGGTTGAAATATCAGATCAGTTGGGGTGTCTCTTTAGTGACTCTATCGAACAAGACGGTGGGTCATATCGAATTGAAGTGCCGAAACGCGAGATCGATAATGGCTCAATCGTCCCCGGAGAGACCTACCGTGTCGCAATTCTCTCAGCCGAGGCAGTAGATGAGGAAAGGGATTCTCAGTCACAATCGCGATCCAATACTTCGGAATCAACGACACAATCGCCACCTGTCAAGCAGGGCGACAAGCGCACGCTATCCATCGAATCAATCGGTGACCAGGGCGATGGCATCGCAAAAGTCGAACGAGGCTATGTCGTCATCGTCCCTGGTGCCCGCCCTGGCGATGAAGTCGAGGTCGAAATCCAGAACGCTCGTGAGAACGTCGCGTTCGCCGAGGTCATCGAAGCAGTCTCGTCAAACACTGATAAGGCGGACTGAGTGAGTTTGGGAAGCCCCACTATACAATGATTCACCTGGGAGCTTATTTCTGCTCTCACTGGTACTGAGTAGCCTGAGCGCATGCTTTCGTCACTAAGCAACAAGCTAAGGGACAGCTACCCGCTTAAGAACGACTGATATGAACGGAAGTCCCATCCGACTTCTCTCGTATCTTTACCTTGTCGCCAGAATCACTTAAAGGAAATACCGGATTTTGACACCCTCATCATGCCGAGGAGCTAGCCAAAAGGTCCGGCAGACTTGGGTCTCGATAGGGATTTCGGCCGTAAGCTGCGTTGTGAAGGCCCTGTTCATCGAGTTGGTCAACGAGTGTTCGCCGTAACCGATTCAGGTTCGTTACACCGAGATCGTGTTGCTCGCAGAGTTCTGTGAACTGCTCATCATCAGTGATCGACTGGAACTGCTCATAGAGGTCGGCGAGTCGCTCGGGCGGTTGTTCTTGGAGCCACTCGTTATCGTGGAGGCCGAGATGATGTTCCCGCTCTCGGTCGACGACATGGCGGATCACGACGAGCGCGACTTTTGGGATGGCACGTTGGCTTCCGAAAACGGTAAGATCGAGATCGACCATGGTACCGATAGCGCGGTCGCGCTGCCAAGGTGTGAGCTCAAGACTGCTGCAGAGTGCGTGCGTGAGGCGGAGCTTCTCGAGACGGTGAGCCTGCTCGCTGTAGCCTTCCATCGCTGGATGGCGCTCCTCGTGAAGTCGACGAATGTTTTCACTGAGGTTGTGTTCGGGCGAATCAGCCTGACCGATGCGCGTCGCGCTCGGAGTGACCAACCCCCATCGGCGCGTGGTTTCGTCACGCTGGAGGTCGGCACGAGAGACGGTACTATCACCGGCTCGCCGACTTAGTTGAGCGAATCTTCGCGCTCGTCGTTCTTGTCCAGAGTAGAGGAGAGCGACTGTGGGACGGTTCCACCGTTGGTCATAACTGGACTTACTATCTGCTCGTGGTTGAAAGATGCGTCTGTGTAGATTTCTATCCCGCAGAGAACCCGGCGTACCTCTCTCGTATCTGTACCTTATCGCCAGAAGCACTTAAAGAGCTAAGCGGTGACCGGCGTATATGCTCTGCAGACGACACAACAAAAGGTGAGGACCCCGACGCTGAATTCAAACCCGGCTTCAATGATGGCCTTGCCGACGCAGTTGCCGGTGCTGGCGCGGACAACCCCCAAATATCAGTAGGAGTTCGTCGTGAAGGGAGATGGCAAAGCGCGTGTGAGACTTCGCCATCACAGGACGTCACCTCAGAGCAACTGATATGCTATCCTGCGAATTACTCCCCATCCATACCGGCATTAAAACCAGCGAAACCACTATCAGAGAAGGTGACGGGTATTTTGATAATCCTGGTTTCTCCACAAATTCAACAGTACTCTAGTCTGCTGAGTCGCCGCCTGCAAAATGAGGACAGGCTATGCCGATATTTTCGAGAGCAATCGCTGAGCGACATCTGGGATGTCGTCGATATCGGCATCCTGGAGTCCGTCCTCGCCAAGAAGTAATCGGAGACGTGGCCGACCAACCTCGATCGGAACTTTCTCCGTCTCGATGAGACCACTCTCTTCGAGATTGGTCTTCCCTCGTGAGAAGGTTGCTTTGCTCGCGACGCCGACCTCCTCTCCCCATTTCGAGATATCATAGAGGAGGAGTTCATGCTTGGCAGCCACGAGAAGACAGGCATCAACCACACCAAGAGTCTCTTCTTCACGAGTGCTTCCGATAGCGTCGAGCATCGCTCGAAAGTTCGCCTCGACCTCTGACCCAAATTCCTCACTCAGGGTTTCTTCGACTCGTGAGCGTGCTGGGGTTCGGAGCGAGAATTCTTCGGCCTGGTCCCATCGCTCGTCCCATTTCTCGTCTACTGCAGCAACGAATTCCTCGTGCTCGATCGGAAGTCCTGCGGTGTGCTCACTGGCGGTGACGAGCGAGATAACTGACTCTTCGGTGATGATCAACTGGTTTTCGGATACGCTTTCACCCGTCCGTATCGAGAGTGCTTCGTTTTCGACGAGGTCTGCAGCCTCGCTCGCCAGGATGAAATCATCCCGAACCCACTTCAAAACGGATTCAGTCGTCAGGAGCTGGACGTTCGGTGGATCATCCCTTTCCCCAAGTTCGGTGATAAGCGCCTCTGTAAGAGCTTCATCAAACCCAGTGCAAAGGAGGTCGCTTGACTCATTTTCGAGGATCGCATCGAAGAGGGTTGTTTTGGACGTCTCTACAATGGTTTGGCGTAAAGCCATGCTCAATGTTTGCTTTGAGACTTTATCGGCCTTTTGCCTAAGTAGCAAAGGTATTGTCCCAGGATTCCAGTGGTCCTATGAGGTTTAATTGTGATAGTAAGACGATTGAAAGCTCACGGGCGACATTTAGCAGACATTCTTCTAAAAAGACCCATCTCAACTAACTGTTCTATTGTAGGATATGACTCCACCATAGCTACAAAGCGGAGTTCAGGTTAGCTGAGTATATCGTGGTGAGCGGTTTATCAGTTGCTGACAGTAAGATTCTTTTTCCCAGCGCAGGAAACCTGGGGTGCGGTCTACGCCTCACTGCGGAGTTGAACAACATCACCGTACCACAAACTACCCCCATTCGATGTCTAGATCCTCATGCCATCAATGACTCATTGAACCTTTGGCTCACGGATTCAATGATTCATTGATTCGCGTCCTCTTTTGCCAACTCGCGAATTTTCTCTTTTGTCTCTTCCTGATGCTCCCCGAACGCTATTTCGAAAACACCCCGATAGAAATGCTTGTTTTTCTCGAGCGTAGCGTTCTCTCGTTTCAGCTGCTTTTTTAGCCGAGTAAATGTGATCTCGATGTCCTCACTTTGGTCTGGCTCAACATATATCGTAGCTGAATCCCAGTCCTCCCGAATGTTCAATGGTTCGTCGTCTGTTTTCTCTGTCTCTTCAGCTGGCGGTTCAGTGGCCGCCGCGTCAGCAACCCTCTGTGGGCCTGGTTGCTCTTTGGTAGGAGTCTGAGATTCTTGCTGCTCTGTATCCGGTGTAGTCGTCATTGCCCCATCACCGGTTGTGTCGCTGTCTTCCTCTACCTCCTCTGATGGGTCCTCAAATCGTTCGTCCATTCCTCGGGGCATACTTATGCCTCCACCTGGGTTTTGTCGAACGCCCGTTCCATTGTCTCAGCAATCTCTATGAAGAGATCGCGTTCTACTTGCTGTTCGTTCGCATCTTCCCACTCGAAGATATCACAGCCATTGTCCCAAGCGCGCTGGATTGCAACCCGCATTGGAAGCTTAAAAATCGGTGCTAATGATGCATATGAGTTATCAAATTCATCGAGGAATTTCTTTGATTGACCATCATCACGATACATATTCGCCAGTAGTCCTACGATCGCAATTTCTATCTGTTGGTTGTCTTCGATGGATTCCAGCTGATCCCAGAGATCGTCTAAGGCATCTCGTGATGTGGCCTGGGTTTGTGCAGCCAAAAACACGTTTTGAGCCGCGATGAACGCTGCATCCGTTAAGACCGAGAGATCTGGTGGACAGTCAATCAGGATGAAATCGTACTCGTGGCTGTCGGCAACCAACTCCTCAAGAGCTGTTTTCAGCGTAAGACGGGCGCTTGCATCGTCCATCCAGTCTCGAGCAAGTCCCATATCCTTGTGACTCGGCACTAAGTCGAAGTTCAGGTGGTCGTACTCATCAGCGTGAAGCACTATCTCTGAGAGCGTTGTGTCATGTGTGCGCGGGTTATCCACGAGAACATCAAGGAGATTTGCGTCATCCGTGGCGAGAGTATTTGGAAGGTCGTTCTTTGGGCTTGACGGATTGTTCTCGTCGCCTGGACCCAGCCCTAGCCCTTTCGTCATATCAGCCTGCGGGTCCATGTCGATTGCAAGGACATCGTGACCGCGAGAAGCCAGCGCTGCTGCACTGTTTATTGTCGCCGTGGTCTTCCCGGTACCGCCCTTCTGATTGCCGAAGGCAATAGTAGGAATGTTGGTCGACGGCCTGACGCCCCACCCCTGAGGTAACTCGGTCATGATTCGATCATTGAATCAATGACTCATAAATCTACGTCAGACATTCCATGATGTCCCAGAATCCTCAGGCGCTGAATTCGGCGTTGTACCATCTGAAGAGCCAACTTGTGTACGTTTAGCTGAAATCATTGAATCATTGAGTCAAAGAATCAAATACTCAGGGAGTTAACGATCTGGGGACGATCAGCGAGTCAGTGAATCAATGATTCATTGATTCACTGCATCCGATAATCATTGGTTCTGTGACTTCGATAAGTCCGATGAGCCAAGAACGATACTATGACCAACTCAGTGAGTTCATGATTCAGCATATTATGGATTCCAACAATCAATGAATCACTGATCCTGTGATCACAGAAGCCTCGTTAGAGTTACTCTGTTCTGGAGCTGCAACCGACTCATCTGGTTTGAGCAGCTGCGTTCAGCGAGCCGGTCAGATAGCTTGGTCGCTCATGGAGAGAAGAATAGCAGGCGCAATCTAGTGAGCGAAGGAATCTCTCCTTATATAACAGCTTGATGGAAGGGTAGTTACATAAGGGAGATATACAACCTATCGAGTCGCTCATACCTGCTTGTTATCAATATATTCGGAGGTGAGCGTACCATCGTCTGTGCGGTAGTAGAGATACTTGTATGGGCCGTGCTTTTCGCCCTTCTTCATACACTTACAGGTTTCATCGCCACAAGTTACTTTCTCCATGACCACTGTTCCCTGTCGTCCTCCGTTTGCGTCCTCGATGGGTTCGGCATCCTTCGGAAGATCTGCGTCCTCGATCGGTCGTTGCTTCCACTCGATTAGTTCGTCGATGAAGGCTTGTGCTTCAAGTAGCTTTTCGACGTTCTGTTTTGGGATACCCTCCCGAAGGTACTTCGGTAGCGATGATGGTGCTGTTGGAGGCGTTCGGTTGGGCATGAGCTTCCTTATGTAACATATCCGTGTTCATAAGACCTCCGACTGTTACATAAGGCTCGGCGATAATAGGTCCGGCCACGATGGTTGAGCTCAGTTCATATGTTTCAGACTGCACTAAGAGATTGTCTGCTGATAACGGAAAGACTGCTAAGACACACACCGTGTGCAAAGTGATCTGCTGGGCAAGGCGATGAGAGACACACACCGTGTGCGAAATGAAATTTCGAACAGAGAGATGAACGAAGTCCCGTTAGAAGCTACTGCTGGGAATACGTCAGAGCACTCCTATGAGGTTCTAGGTCGAATGAGGAATTTGTGTCATTAGCAACAAAAAAACAAAATAGGAGCTAATTGTTTCCAAAGAAGTCATCTATCTGTGCATCGACAACAGATCTGATCAACTCCTCATCGTTTTGAATTTCTTCGATACGAATATCAGCCTGAAGTGTTTCTGCAACTACCTCTGGATCGTCGATGAAAGTGTATTCCTTATGGACTCCGTTCCCGTAGCCTCGACCCCGCTTTTCGGCGGTGACGAAGTTATAGGTGCCAGCTTCATTCATATACCGTAGATACGAGTCACGTGACTTCTCATCTGCATCTAGCAAGTTTGCGAGATATTGATAGACACGATAGGCAACCGTACTGGGAACAGCGTTGAGATTTTGCCGTGAGTAGACAGGAACGATCGCTGTAGCATAGAGAGAGAGCTTTTTTTGCGTTGACAGCCCTTGCATCTGAGTCAGAGTCCGGTCGCGTTCTGATTCTTTCTGTGCATTTCGTACGTGATCCTCATTTACGGTGCTGTCTCCCTGTCGATCCGCGATTTCACCTGCTTTCCGGAAGAGGTCGATCGCTTTCCGTGCGTCTCCATGATCTTGGGCTGCAAAAGCCGAGCTCAAAGAAATAATACCGCCTTCAAGTACGTTTTCCCGGTAGGCATCACTCCGACGTTCAAGGATGGCTTGGAGTTGCTCCGCGTCATAGTCAGAGAACACAACATCTTGTGGATTGAACGAACTCTCTGCTCGTCCATCGAGATCCTCCATAAATCGAGGGTCATTCGTGAGAGCTGCGACCGATACGTGGCCCTCAATTCGGCCTAGTTGCGAGGCACGCGAAAGCTGGTAGAGGAGTTTCGAGTAGGCAGGTTCGTCGTTCGGATTTCGCTTCCTGCCAATTAAGAGATCGATTTCGTCTAGGATAATGATGACTGACGCGAAGTGATTGCTCAGAATTTCATAAAATCGATTTAGCTTCTGGTCAGTCGAGATACCACTCTGGGGAACACCTACTTCGACACCAGCTTTCTTTGCAGCGTTCTCAACCAATCGGTAGACTGCGCGGTCGTGGGAGTTGATCGTCTGGCAGTTGAGTTTGATAATCCCAAAGCGATCATCCTGAGACTGCGCAAGCTCGAGTACCTGCTGGCAGACCGCATTGATAATAAGTGATTTTCCAGTGCCAGATGGACCATAGAGAAGCATGTTAGGAGGACGGTTTCCCTGCAGTGCTGGTCGAAGGTAGGTGATGATATCGTCTAACTGGTCGTCACGGCCGACGATCCTGTCTTCATCAATGAGTGCATCCAGATCCAAGAGTCCCTTGTCGCGGAACACGGAATTTTGAGCCCCTTTCTGTAGACGGCCTTTAATGGACTGTGAGAGAGGTTGTTGATCGTTGCCGTCAGCCATGCTAGCGGGGTATTGCTCGTCCTACAAATAGATGTGGGAACCACGTGCGAGATTAAATCTCTTGAATATGACGGGTAGAAGCTCTGGTTGGTGACCCGGTCGACAGCAAGTAGAAGCCGTGGGCGAAGTCAATCCGGCGGCCCACCCACCGTGTGCGATATGAAATGCTGTAGGTCGCCCTATTGATGTTGGAATTCGTCGGTGGATTCTAGTGTTGAGAGACCACACCCACCGTGTGCGATATGAAATGTGGAGGACTGTCTCTCCTGAATAGACGAGGAATAGATTAGGAGTTCTTAACGAGCTACTCCCAGCTATTCAAAGACTAGTAGTTGGAGATCTATTGTGCATGACTTTCCCACTACGGACCATATTTATTTAGCTAGTACCTAAAGCTTTCCCTGTTTCTAGTTTTCAGTACCCGTTCTGTAGGAGAGTGCGTTGTGGATCGGGGTATCACACTGTCTTGTCTACTCGAATCCGTAGATAGTGACTCCCCTTCTTTCTTCAAATCATATCGCACACGGTGGGTGGGAGTTGCTTTTCTCTTACCCCGGAACTACAGCACCAAGTAGATCCGCTATTAGTCACTAATATGGTAAGTAACCCACGTAAGAGTGCAAGAAGGGCGCTTTCCCACCCACCCCAAACTACTGCGTTCAGTCTTCGTCTGAGTCATCGAATACGACACGTGTGTATACTGGCGACCACCGGACTGTACTCCGACCAGCCTGCTTTGAAACGAGTTGCGCTCGCTGCGGTTGCCGTTGTGGCTGCAACGAGAAGAACCCTCAACGCGGATCGTGTACCAGTAACACAAGCGAAGGACACAGGGTGATTTTCAGAGAACGGTTCAGTTCGATGGCTGTTCAGTGTCGCCTGAGAGCGACGATCCGGTTCCGCTGGTCGGCCCACCAGAGGAAGACGCCGGCCGCGAACCCAACGATCAGGACCGCGATAATTGAGCCTTCGAATCCGTATGCTCCACCGCTGAGCCAGGTTGGTCCAGAGGTTTCTCCAACCAGCAGCGACACGTCGTTGGCAACTTGGTTGCCCGAAACGGCAATGCCGAAGACCGCACCCTGCGTGAAGTTCCACGCCGCATGGAGCGCGATCGGGAACCAGAGTCGGCGAGTGTAGACGTACGCCCCACCGAGCATCAAGCCAGCGACGAAGATCGACCCGGCCGTCCAGAGCGTTGCATTGGGAGTCACAACGAAATGGAATGCGGCGAACGCGAGCGATGACCCGACAAGTGCGACCCAAGTGCCGAGGCGTTCCTCAACCACCCGGAGCAACACGCCACGGTAGATGATCTCCTCAATCACGGCGAACCAGAGCGAGCCTGCGACGGCCGGGATGACGACCATCCAGGGGTTCGTTTCGATGACGGTGTATCCACCGGCTAGCCAGACGACCCCTAGAGGGCGAACAGGGCACTACCGAGGATGGCTCCGAGATCGAATTCCCGAATGGCTCCTTCTCGACTGAGTTCATCCACAGGTCGAGCTTCAACGAATCGGACGTATCCAGCGTAAGCAACGACCATCGCAAGGACGGCCGTAAACTGGACAGTGAAGCCGGCAAGAACCGAGTCCTGTGGTGCCAATCCGAAGACTT carries:
- a CDS encoding TRAM domain-containing protein, encoding MVEISDQLGCLFSDSIEQDGGSYRIEVPKREIDNGSIVPGETYRVAILSAEAVDEERDSQSQSRSNTSESTTQSPPVKQGDKRTLSIESIGDQGDGIAKVERGYVVIVPGARPGDEVEVEIQNARENVAFAEVIEAVSSNTDKAD
- the tbsP gene encoding transcriptional regulator TbsP — encoded protein: MALRQTIVETSKTTLFDAILENESSDLLCTGFDEALTEALITELGERDDPPNVQLLTTESVLKWVRDDFILASEAADLVENEALSIRTGESVSENQLIITEESVISLVTASEHTAGLPIEHEEFVAAVDEKWDERWDQAEEFSLRTPARSRVEETLSEEFGSEVEANFRAMLDAIGSTREEETLGVVDACLLVAAKHELLLYDISKWGEEVGVASKATFSRGKTNLEESGLIETEKVPIEVGRPRLRLLLGEDGLQDADIDDIPDVAQRLLSKISA
- a CDS encoding ParA family protein, whose translation is MTELPQGWGVRPSTNIPTIAFGNQKGGTGKTTATINSAAALASRGHDVLAIDMDPQADMTKGLGLGPGDENNPSSPKNDLPNTLATDDANLLDVLVDNPRTHDTTLSEIVLHADEYDHLNFDLVPSHKDMGLARDWMDDASARLTLKTALEELVADSHEYDFILIDCPPDLSVLTDAAFIAAQNVFLAAQTQATSRDALDDLWDQLESIEDNQQIEIAIVGLLANMYRDDGQSKKFLDEFDNSYASLAPIFKLPMRVAIQRAWDNGCDIFEWEDANEQQVERDLFIEIAETMERAFDKTQVEA
- a CDS encoding DUF6788 family protein, translated to MPNRTPPTAPSSLPKYLREGIPKQNVEKLLEAQAFIDELIEWKQRPIEDADLPKDAEPIEDANGGRQGTVVMEKVTCGDETCKCMKKGEKHGPYKYLYYRTDDGTLTSEYIDNKQV
- a CDS encoding orc1/cdc6 family replication initiation protein, whose product is MADGNDQQPLSQSIKGRLQKGAQNSVFRDKGLLDLDALIDEDRIVGRDDQLDDIITYLRPALQGNRPPNMLLYGPSGTGKSLIINAVCQQVLELAQSQDDRFGIIKLNCQTINSHDRAVYRLVENAAKKAGVEVGVPQSGISTDQKLNRFYEILSNHFASVIIILDEIDLLIGRKRNPNDEPAYSKLLYQLSRASQLGRIEGHVSVAALTNDPRFMEDLDGRAESSFNPQDVVFSDYDAEQLQAILERRSDAYRENVLEGGIISLSSAFAAQDHGDARKAIDLFRKAGEIADRQGDSTVNEDHVRNAQKESERDRTLTQMQGLSTQKKLSLYATAIVPVYSRQNLNAVPSTVAYRVYQYLANLLDADEKSRDSYLRYMNEAGTYNFVTAEKRGRGYGNGVHKEYTFIDDPEVVAETLQADIRIEEIQNDEELIRSVVDAQIDDFFGNN
- a CDS encoding CPBP family intramembrane glutamic endopeptidase, producing the protein MVVIPAVAGSLWFAVIEEIIYRGVLLRVVEERLGTWVALVGSSLAFAAFHFVVTPNATLWTAGSIFVAGLMLGGAYVYTRRLWFPIALHAAWNFTQGAVFGIAVSGNQVANDVSLLVGETSGPTWLSGGAYGFEGSIIAVLIVGFAAGVFLWWADQRNRIVALRRH